CGTGCAAGCGGATCACGGGCATGCGTTCGGGCATGCCATACAGCGTGCGCAGGAAATCCGGCACGATCTCACGGAAGAACGTGTGCAGTATGCTCTCGTGGCCGCGCCAGGGTGGCGGAAGGATCTCGTCGTGCAGATCGACGGCGACATCCACGGCCCTGTTCCACAACGCCAGGCCGTCCCGCAGGAGCGGTTCGGCTTTGGCGATGGGCACCAGTCGATTCTTGACCACGCGTACGAGCCGAGCCTTCTTCGCCCACGTGACGATCAGGTTCAGCCCGGTCAGCTCCGCGCTGCTCTTGGTGCGAAACGTCCTCCCGGCGATGACGGGATCGAGCACATCGCCGGTTTCCAGCTCCGTGACCAGTTCGCGCGCGTCGGCGAGCTTGAGCTGCCCGGTCCGGGTCAGCGAACGGCCGTCGCCGAGCCATTCGACCAGCGCGCGTAGCTGCCGTATGAGAACGGTGTTCTCCGCTGCATCGGCGAGTTCGCTCTCCGGTGGGAGAGTCACGGGCGGCGTCAGGGGTGCCCGCTCCCACGTCGCGTCGTCACCCTGGAGATGCCGGGTGACTACCTGGTCGAGGACGTCGCTGTCGTAGTCGACCGCGCCTTGCCGCGTGCCCTCGATGAACTCCTGCATCGCGGCATCGTCCTCGACGTCGACACCGGCGTCGATCGCCGTCATCATCCAGAACTTCGCGAGGCCGAAGTTCCGCTTGTCCGACATGGTCTGCCGGAACTCGGTGCCGATGGCGTCGATCGCCGCTTCGGTAGCGACCAGGAAGTCGCCGGTCGGATCGGCCAGTTCGGTGTGGTGCAGGTAACGAAGCAGTGTGCGCAGGGTTTCCGGCGCGTCGGCCACGTCCTCGGCCGTGGCGGTTACCTTTCTCGGCATCCAGGTCAGCAGGAACTCGCGGACGAGCTCGGCGGTCCAGAATCCGAGTCGGCCGTCGACGTGGTCGTGTCGGTAATCCAGCGCGGTGGCCAGGGAGAACGGGTCGGCGATCAGCTGCTGCTGCTCGGCCCACGCCTGGCAGCGACGAACCAGCAGCTCCTTGGCCGCCTCGAACTCATCGGTTTCGTGGGGTTCGAAATGGGTGCGCATGGGATTGGACCCCGATCCGGAAACGGTAGTGCCGAGGCTCAATCTAGTAGACGCATGGTCGACAGCCGATGTCTACCCGTACCGGGTCGTCCGACTACCCGGTGTCACCGAGACGTGGAGCTCTCGCGCGGATGGGCGAAGCGATCCTTCTGGGTGAGCATGGCGTGGTCGGCGACCTCGAGTGCGCGGGTCACGTCGTGCATGTCGGTCAACTCGGCCCACCCGATGCTGATCGACACCGGAGTGCCGGTGACCAGCGCCTCCCATTCCTCATCGGCAACCGCGGTGGCGAGTCGGCCGCCGACATCGTGCGCGGTGGCCAGATCGGTGTGCGGCAGCGCGATGATGAATTCGTCCCCGCCGTAGCGGGCCACGAAGTCTCCGCTGCGGACGGTCCGGGCGAGTACCGCCGCCGCGCGCTGCAGCACCAGGTCACCCCCCAGATGCCCGTGCACCGTGTTGACCGCCTTGAAATCGTCGAGATCGATGATGCCGACGGCGGTGCGGATGTTCCGCTCGGCGAAGTGGGCGACCCACCGGTCGAAGTGCCGCCGATTGGGCAGGCCCGTCAGGGGGTCGGTGAGTGCTTCCGAGGCATACTGCTCGACCGTACGGCGCAGGCTTTCGTGGTCCAGTTGCATCCGCGTGCCGTCGATCAGCCGCTCGCGGAGAAGATCGGTGGTCTCGGTCGCCGATCGCATCGCCTGCCGATCCGCCGCCAGGGCCGCGCGATGGTCACCCACTGCCGTCTGGGCCATCGCGCGCAGCCGGAAGATCTCCGCGGCGCCCAGTGTGTAGGGGTGGGGGTTGCGGTCGGCGAGTCGGCGCAGGGCTTCCCGGGGGCGCCCTTCGGCGATCGCGAGGCAGGCTCCACCGAGCATCCGCAGGTCGTCGATCTCCCAGCCTGCTATATCGGTGTCGAGGAGTTCCGGCAGCGGCGTGACGTCCTCGCCGAGTGCGGCCAGCCGGGCAGCCGCGTACCCGTAGTAGTACTGCTCGGCGCAGCGAAGTTCGGACGGGGTGGTACGCCGTGACCAGGTGTCCAGGACCTCTCGCAGCAGGCGAGTGCAGCCTTCGGTGTCCCCGCAGTGGTCCAGGGAGACCGCTCGGCGCACGGCGACCTCGGGGAGGGCATGGTCGCCGGTGGACAGGCCGAGGGTCTGCCCGATCAGGTAGCCGCGTTCGGCGACTTCCATCGCCTGCACGTGAAACCCGGCATAGGAGAACGACACCGCGAGGTTGTGCCAGGCTTCGACGGCTTCCACCCCCGGGTACCGGACCCGGTCGAGTTCGCGCCGCCCCTGTACCAGGTGCCGCACGCAGCGTTCTATGGAGCTCTGCGCGGCGACAAAGGCAGCCAGCGCCTGTACACCGCCGAGCAGGGCGTGCTCGTGCGTTCCGTCCAGAACTTCGAAGGCCTGGTCCAGCAGCGCGGGGCACTCGTCGAGTCGGCCGAGGTTGAGCGAGCCGCCGAGCCGGAGCATCAAGGCGATGCCCACGATCCGTGGCTCCTGTGCCCGGGCCGTTACGGCGGTGGCGAGATCGATGACTCCCTCGTCGTCGCCGTCACGGCTTCGTCGCCGGATCTCGTCAAAGGCGGCTTCGTAGCCGTCCGCCTGGGTCCCCGCGTCGTCCATCACTCCTCCGCGACGATCCGCTGCACTGGGCAACGATACTGTCACCATCCGAACGTGCACGTGCGAGCACGTACAGCATGAGCCGTCTTCCAGAGTCGCCGACACGGGAACGTGTGGCAAGAAGAAGTTTCACTTCCATGATGTCCGCCGGAAAGGACCAGGACAGTCGGCTGTGACGCCGACCGGTGACGCCGGAGCAGGGCACCCGGAATGGAAAACTCCCCGGGCACCGGAACCGGCCACACGGCCGGCTCCGGTGCCCGGGGAGTCGAGGACAGCCCGGTGGAGCCGGTTACGACTTCATCGGCGCGTCGGTGGGGGTCTTCTCGATGTAGGCGACCGCGCGCTGGGCGGGCAGTCGCACCGCCATCGCGTAGTAGTAGACCAGCACGCTCCAGATGGCGATGACGATGGCGCCGAGGCCGATGCCGATCGGACCGTCACCGCCATTGAGGACGAGTCCCGGATCGGCCGCGCTG
This Haloactinomyces albus DNA region includes the following protein-coding sequences:
- a CDS encoding GGDEF domain-containing protein, whose translation is MDDAGTQADGYEAAFDEIRRRSRDGDDEGVIDLATAVTARAQEPRIVGIALMLRLGGSLNLGRLDECPALLDQAFEVLDGTHEHALLGGVQALAAFVAAQSSIERCVRHLVQGRRELDRVRYPGVEAVEAWHNLAVSFSYAGFHVQAMEVAERGYLIGQTLGLSTGDHALPEVAVRRAVSLDHCGDTEGCTRLLREVLDTWSRRTTPSELRCAEQYYYGYAAARLAALGEDVTPLPELLDTDIAGWEIDDLRMLGGACLAIAEGRPREALRRLADRNPHPYTLGAAEIFRLRAMAQTAVGDHRAALAADRQAMRSATETTDLLRERLIDGTRMQLDHESLRRTVEQYASEALTDPLTGLPNRRHFDRWVAHFAERNIRTAVGIIDLDDFKAVNTVHGHLGGDLVLQRAAAVLARTVRSGDFVARYGGDEFIIALPHTDLATAHDVGGRLATAVADEEWEALVTGTPVSISIGWAELTDMHDVTRALEVADHAMLTQKDRFAHPRESSTSR